A genomic region of Arachis hypogaea cultivar Tifrunner chromosome 5, arahy.Tifrunner.gnm2.J5K5, whole genome shotgun sequence contains the following coding sequences:
- the LOC112802349 gene encoding uncharacterized protein, whose amino-acid sequence MLSSSTSRFTFIFRYSLLQIPNFLSFPSSSSLHSHSTRQVDEAVHSFTRMLSMRRPPSIIQFTKILGSLAKTNHFSTAISLFQQLQARGIAPDLFTLSILINCCCGMGRMTLAFSVLAKIFRMDYQPNTVTLTTILKGLCLSGSVEKAVRFHDRVLAHGFHFNQVTYGTLINGLCKSGHTSAAIQVLRNIPRYGIAPDVFMYNAIIDSLCKDTLVSQAFHLFSEMLTKGISPNVITYSSLIFGLCLEGQYKEAIDLLSDMVLRNITPNVHTYSILIDGLCKEGKIKDAKSVLAVMAKHGVKPNVVTYNSLMDGYCLVNQVNKAKYIFNTMAQIRVLPNVQSYSIMINGFCKSKMVDEALNLFEEMRRKNLVPNTVTYSTLIDGLSKSKRISCALELLVKMHERGPPANVVTYNSLLDGMFNIKKVDKALLLFKQMKENGIDPDICTYNVLIDGLCKGGRLVVAKEIFKDLSVKGYPPNVRTYTIMINGLCREGLFEEALALLSEMEHNGCLPNAVTFETVIRALFEKDENDMAEKLLREMVARGLLN is encoded by the coding sequence ATGTTGTCATCCTCAACCTCAAGGTTCACTTTCATTTTTAGGTATTCTCTTCTCCAAATCCCTAATTTTCTTTCCTTCCCTTCCTCTTCATCCCTTCACTCTCATTCTACTCGCCAAGTTGATGAAGCTGTTCATTCCTTCACTCGCATGCTCTCTATGCGTCGCCCTCCATCCATCATCCAATTCACCAAGATTTTGGGATCTCTTGCCAAGACCAACCATTTCTCCACCGCCATTTCCCTTTTTCAGCAATTGCAAGCCAGAGGAATCGCTCCCGACTTATTTACTTTGAGCATCCTAATTAATTGTTGTTGCGGCATGGGTCGTATGACGCTTGCTTTCTCTGTATTGGCCAAGATTTTCAGAATGGATTATCAACCTAATACGGTAACATTGACAACAATCCTGAAAGGTCTCTGTCTCTCTGGTAGTGTTGAAAAAGCAGTGCGCTTTCATGACAGAGTGCTGGCTCATGGATTTCACTTTAATCAAGTCACTTATGGGACCTTGATCAATGGCCTCTGTAAGTCCGGACACACATCAGCTGCTATTCAAGTGTTGAGAAACATCCCACGTTATGGCATTGCTCCTGATGTCTTCATGTACAATGCAATTATTGATAGCCTCTGCAAGGATACACTTGTAAGTCAGGCTTTTCATTTATTCTCTGAAATGCTTACTAAGGGAATTTCTCCTAATGTTATCACATACAGTTCTCTCATTTTTGGATTGTGTCTTGAGGGTCAATATAAGGAAGCCATTGATTTGTTAAGTGATATGGTGCTTAGAAACATTACTCCAAATGTTCATACCTATAGTATTTTGATCGATGGGCTATGCAAGGAAGGAAAGATCAAAGATGCAAAGAGTGTATTGGCTGTAATGGCAAAACATGGTGTGAAACCAAATGTGGTTACTTATAACAGCTTAATGGATGGATATTGTTTGGTTAATCAGGTAAATAAGGCAAAATATATATTCAACACAATGGCCCAAATTAGAGTGTTACCCAATGTTCAAAGTTACAGTATCATGATTAATGGCTTCTGCAAAAGTAAAATGGTCGATGAAGCCTTGAATCTCTTCGAAGAGATGCGTCGCAAGAACTTGGTTCCAAACACGGTAACTTACAGCACACTTATTGATGGCttgagcaaatcaaagagaatctCTTGTGCCTTGGAGCTTCTTGTCAAGATGCACGAAAGAGGTCCACCCGCTAATGTAGTCACTTACAATTCCTTGTTGGATGGGATGTTCAATATCAAAAAAGTTGACAAGGCACTTCTGTTATTCAAGCAAATGAAAGAGAATGGCATTGATCCAGATATATGCACGTACAATGTACTTATTGATGGCCTATGCAAAGGTGGAAGACTTGTAGTTGCAAAAGAGATTTTTAAAGATCTTTCTGTGAAAGGCTATCCTCCAAATGTGAGGACATACACTATTATGATCAATGGGCTCTGCAGAGAGGGCTTGTTTGAAGAAGCATTGGCCCTGCTGTCGGAAATGGAACACAATGGTTGCTTACCAAATGCTGTGACTTTTGAAACTGTTATTCGTGCtttgtttgaaaaagatgagaatgaCATGGCGGAGAAACTTCTTCGGGAAATGGTTGCTAGAGGCTTATTGAATTGA